The sequence CCGGTTCACACGGAATCGGCCTGCGGCTCCACCGAGTCCAGCAGCCGGGCGGTGTGCACCCGCCCGGCGTACTCGACCAGCCTGATCAGTACTTCCTTCCCCGAGTCCCGGTCCCGCGCGTCGCACAGCACCACCGGCGTCCCCTGCTCCAGGTCCAGTGCCCGCGACACGTCGTGCGCCCCGAACCGCCGGGCGTCCGTGAAGCAGTTGACGGCCACCACGAACGGGATGCGCCGGTGCTCGAAGTAGTCCACCGCCGGGAAGCAGTCCTCCAGCCGCCGCGTGTCGGCGAGTACCACCGCGCCCAGCGCGCCCTGCGACAGCTCGTCCCACAGGAACCAGAACCGGTCCTGCCCCGGCGTCCCGAACAGGTACAGGGACAGCCCGGACCGGATGGTGATCCGCCCGAAGTCCATGGCCACCGTCGTGGTCGTCTTCTGGGCCACACCGCCCGTGTCGTCGACCAGTTCACCCGCCTCGCTCAGCGCTTCCTCCGTCCGCAGCGGTCGGATCTCGCTGACCGCGCCCACCAGCGTGGTCTTGCCCACCCCGAAGCCGCCCGCCACCAGGATCTTCAGCGCGAGTGCGGCCAGTTCGGGGTCCTCCCCCGGACCGGGGTCCACGCCCGGGGCCTCACCGGCGGTTCGGTCGTCATGCTGTCCCATCAAAGCGCTCGCAATCCCTCGATGACTTCACGCAGAATCCGCTCGTCCGGCAGTTGCGCGGGCGGTACCGGCCGACTGACCTTGACGTGCCCGCCCTCCAGCAGGTCCCCGAGCAGCACCCGCACCACCCCCACCGGCAGGTCGGCGTCGGCGGCCAGCTCGGCCACCGACTGGGTCTCGGAACGGCAGAGGCCGAGCAGTGCCCGGTGCTCGGGGCCCATCAGGGACTCGGCCGCCTCGTCCGTCCCCTCCGGATCGACCACGACCAGCGCGATCAGGTCGAAGCGGACCCCGTGGGGTCCCGGCTTCGTACGCCCGCCGGTCATGGCGTACGGACGGACGAGGGGGCCCGCGTCGGCGTCGTACCACTGGCCGTTCATGTGCCGGACCGCCGCCCTCAGCCGGCGGCCGGCGGGCGCGCCGCGAACCGGGGCGGGGTGTAGAGGTGCTCGCCGACCCGCTTCACCAGTCGGGCCATCTCGTAGGCGATCAGGCCGATGTCGGCACTGGCGGCGCTGAGCACGGCCAGGCAGGAACCGTCGCCGGCGGCCGCGACGAAGAGGAAGCCCTCGTCCATCTCGACCATCGTCTGGCGCACGCCCCCGGCGTGGAAGTGCCGGCCCGCGCCCTTGGCGAGGCTGTGGAAGCCGGAGGCCACCGCGGCCAGGTGCTCGGCGTCCTCCCTGCTGAGTGCGCTGGAGGCGCCGACCGCCAGGCCGTCGTTGGAGAGGACCACGGCGTGCCGGACCTCGCGGACCCGGAGCACCAGGTCGTCGAGCAGCCAGTCCAGTTCGCCGGACCTGCGGCCGCCGTCGAGGTCGATCCTTTGGTGTTCGATCATCACACTTCTCCTTCGCTGCCTGCGTGAGGGGAGTTCTCCTGGGCGCCACGGACCCAGCCGGCCCGGTAGGCCGCCATCCGGTCCCGGGCCTGCTCCGGGCTGCGGCCGGGCGGCTCCTCGGGCGGACGGGACGCGGTCGGGGCCTTGGGAGCGGGGGCCTCCCGGAGCTGCGGAACGAGGCTGGCCTGGCGCACCCGGCGCGGCAGTTCCGTGACCGAGGCCGGGGGCGCCGCGGCTGCCTGGGTACGGGCGCCCGCGCCACCGGGGCCGCGTGGCCGGAGCGGAGCCACCGGGGCCGGACGGGGTTCCTCGCCTGCGGGGTCCGGAGCCGGGTCCGGAGCCGGGTCCGGGGCCTGGGCCGGCGCCGGGGGCTGCGGGTCCTCCCGTACGACGGCCATGGCGGGCGGCTGTTCGGCCCGCGCGACCACCTTCGGTCCCGGGGAGGACGACGGGGACGAGGCACGGGCCGGAGCGGGGGCCGCCGGCTCCGGTCGCGCCGCCGCGGCGGAGTCCGGGGCCGAGCCGTGGGGGGAGGCGGTGGCCGTGATCGCGCTCTGGAGCATGGAGTTGGGCAGGAGCACCACCGCGGTGGTGCCGCCGTAGGGTGACGTGCGCAGGTGCACCTTCACTCCGTGGCGCGCCGAGAGCCGGCTGACCACGAAGAGCCCGAGCCGGTCGCTGTCGAAGAGGTCGAGCGACTCGGACTGTTCGATGCGGCGGTTGGCGTCGCCGAGGGTGTCGGGGCCCATGCCGAGTCCGCGGTCCTCGACCTCCAGGACGTAGCCGGTGCCGACGGGCTCGCCGCTGACCCTGACCTTGGTGTGCGGCGGCGAGAACTGGGCGGCGTTCTCGATGAGTTCGGCGAGCAGGTGGGTGAGGTCGGCGACGGCGCCGCCGACCACGGCGGCTTCCGCGAGCTGCCGGACCTCGACCCTCGGGTAGTCCTCGATCTCGGAGACGGCGGCCCGTACGACGTTCGTGAGCGGGACCGGCATCCGCCAGGCCCGGCCAGGGGCGGCACCCG comes from Streptomyces virginiae and encodes:
- a CDS encoding GTP-binding protein: MMGQHDDRTAGEAPGVDPGPGEDPELAALALKILVAGGFGVGKTTLVGAVSEIRPLRTEEALSEAGELVDDTGGVAQKTTTTVAMDFGRITIRSGLSLYLFGTPGQDRFWFLWDELSQGALGAVVLADTRRLEDCFPAVDYFEHRRIPFVVAVNCFTDARRFGAHDVSRALDLEQGTPVVLCDARDRDSGKEVLIRLVEYAGRVHTARLLDSVEPQADSV
- a CDS encoding DUF742 domain-containing protein, which translates into the protein MNGQWYDADAGPLVRPYAMTGGRTKPGPHGVRFDLIALVVVDPEGTDEAAESLMGPEHRALLGLCRSETQSVAELAADADLPVGVVRVLLGDLLEGGHVKVSRPVPPAQLPDERILREVIEGLRAL
- a CDS encoding roadblock/LC7 domain-containing protein gives rise to the protein MIEHQRIDLDGGRRSGELDWLLDDLVLRVREVRHAVVLSNDGLAVGASSALSREDAEHLAAVASGFHSLAKGAGRHFHAGGVRQTMVEMDEGFLFVAAAGDGSCLAVLSAASADIGLIAYEMARLVKRVGEHLYTPPRFAARPPAAG